GAAAGGTATAAGGCAAGGAGAGAACAGAGAAAACAAGAAAAATTAAAGGTTCTGAAAAGGGCAGGTATACAAGTTAATAAGTTAGAAAAAAGAGATTGAAGTTAGTTAATCTCTTTTTTAGTACAGGTATCAAGTATATCAATTATGTTATTTGCAATTGCATGGATAACAGTAACGGCAACAGAATTACCAAACTGTTTGTAACTTTGAGTATCACTTACAGGAATGATATAGTTTTCGGGGAAGCCTTGAAGTCTTGCAGCTTCACGAGGTGTTAGTTTTCGTGGATTTTTTCCTTTTTGCTCAATAAGTATTTCACTCCCGTCTTTATAATATCTTGCAGATAATGTATTTGTATAAGGACTGTTTTCATTGAACAATGTGTAACCAAATCCATTTCCCTTTATTTTATGTTCTTTCTTTCGTCGTTGATGACCTTGCCAAAGTGCATTTGAAATGGTGTATTTAGTATCAACATTTTGCTCTAAAATATTTCCCACAGAAACATCTGGGCAGGGAGGAATTGGAAAAGAAAAATCTTTATAGTTATCTATTTTATCCTTATCAAATCCAACAATGTAAATACGCTCTCTATTTTGTGGAACACCGAAGTCTTTTGCTTTAAGTATAATAGAATGAACATCGTAGTTTAAATCCTTTAATGTTTTTTCTATTGTTTTATAGGTACGACCTTTATCGTGAGATTTTAGGTTTTTGACATTTTCAAGAAGAAATGCCTTAGGTCGTTTCTCTTTAATAATTCTTGCAATTTCAAAAAATAATGTTCCACGAGTATCTTCAAAACCAAGCTTTTTACCGGCTTGACTAAATGCTTGACAAGGAAAACCACCGACAATAATATCATGATTAGGAATATCTTTTTCAGATATTTTTGTAATATCTCCAAAAGGAGTTTC
Above is a window of Campylobacter concisus DNA encoding:
- the dcm gene encoding DNA (cytosine-5-)-methyltransferase; translated protein: MNIIPQVIDNSPAILIKNKRIRLQMTQKELADAVGMSKFGDRTIRRWENGESQPSSIELKHILSFPEKVPFPNNENAPYKIIDLFAGIGGTRLGFYQTGKTNVVFSSEIDKFAVKTYKANFGETPFGDITKISEKDIPNHDIIVGGFPCQAFSQAGKKLGFEDTRGTLFFEIARIIKEKRPKAFLLENVKNLKSHDKGRTYKTIEKTLKDLNYDVHSIILKAKDFGVPQNRERIYIVGFDKDKIDNYKDFSFPIPPCPDVSVGNILEQNVDTKYTISNALWQGHQRRKKEHKIKGNGFGYTLFNENSPYTNTLSARYYKDGSEILIEQKGKNPRKLTPREAARLQGFPENYIIPVSDTQSYKQFGNSVAVTVIHAIANNIIDILDTCTKKEIN